The following nucleotide sequence is from Salvia miltiorrhiza cultivar Shanhuang (shh) chromosome 7, IMPLAD_Smil_shh, whole genome shotgun sequence.
TGGCCGCCTACTATGCGGCCGACCGCATGTAATAACAACtgatatatgaatatatttaaaCTTTATTATacctaaaaatataataaatttgtaTGATACATTTCTTAATGTcagggtgtattagttcaagatttatgtagattttaaaagtccgtggattttaaaagtctatagaattctcacggattcttcatgattttgaatgaattcttagtcggatttttaatgaattagcaaGAATTTGGCGTGATATTTTCGGACTTAAAATCCacaaacccagcgagcgcgggAAATGAACGAGCGCTAGACCCACTTCCAAAGGCCGCTAGGAGCCTACGAGCGCTGGatacccagcgaccgctggagACCCAGCGACCGCTAGGGTCCAGTGGCCGCTGACtttgttgtatatatatatatacagcaGCCCAGCCctaattttcttatttcttatttcatCTTCTCAACATGATGCACAACATAAGTGGTATTCGGGCACCTTTGTGAAAATGTTTTCATATGACTGCCATCTGATAGAGTGAAGGGTGaatacaaaaataaagaaatgctTGCACCAGTAGAATATTTGAGTGAAACTGAATGGAAACACAATAAAGTGCTCAGGCTATGCCTGCCAGCAACAAATGataataaatgataaaaaaaaactactGGAGAGCTCCAAAACATCGGCAATGAAATCTGTGGGGCATGCCAACACCCAACTTTATTAAGAAAAACTGCATTTAGAACCAAGTGTGGGTGCTATATCTTTCATGTCATGTTGCTGGAATCGTTGGCAATGATCGCTAGGGTCCAACAGCAGCCGGCTTCTTGGCCACGAACGCTGGCACCCAGCGAGCGCaagatttgtgaattctcgtggtctgtgttcggatttgttcatgcctattttttcaacgaaatcaatgaaagtcattccaactttaaagtccatagattaacgaatacacccaaatttacatagacttttaaaagtcttgaacgaatacacccagatttttatagacttttaaaagtcttgaactaatacacccatactttaaaagtctgcataaatctattaaagtcttgaactaatacacccccctatcattattagaaaattttatCATAGTAATCGCCTAAAACTATACACACTTTTTTCTcgctttcttctcttttttttttcttttttttgtgagGCAAAAATATACACTTAACACTTTGTTCGTGCTAACACCACGGCCCATATTCCAATCtatacaaaatataatttttgttcCTATATTTATTTTCGCTTGAGACACGAAGCCCAACCAAAAAGCCCAAAATCCGAACTCTCACGTGGTTCGTTTTACAATAATGCATTTCTTTAATTTGCTTATGTTAAGTAATctttaatgaaatttaatttagtaatttaaataatcatgaattatttaatttagttcAAGTAATGATTATgaataattgataaatttaaacTTTTACTTTATAAActcaaattataaattaataaatcctaattaaacCATAATTCTTACTATTAATTAGAACCAATTGAGAGGTGCACATTATTAAGCCGACAAgctctaagagcatccacaacgaGACTCTTGCACCCTACTCGAGCCCCGTTGTTCGCACCCGGCTCGATATGCCCCCCTTCTCCCTCTTTGTGCTCATCTTGAAAGTGTTGATATATGGTGCGTGTaaaaataatattgaaaaaattgaaaattgactatttttggttaaaattttgaattttttattattgtaattttttattattatatttattttaattaatataattttggaatttgaatttgaataagATGTTAGATTTTTAGATTGAAAATGTTAATTTGAATGAATTTAATCTGCTTAAATCTGAAAAAACACACGCGCTCGCGCACATATATTAATAGCGCCCACACCCTATCAAAAAAAACCCACAGTTTTGCAGCAAATCAATCAGCCCGCAGCCCACCACATTCTGTAGGCCTGCGCCACACTGAATCCCGAGACGTGAAGAACACCATCTTCTCGAAACAGTAACCGACACGTGTCCGCTTCTCCCATACTCCAAAACCCTCACCTCCCAAATCCCAAATCCATTAaccctcacacacacacacacacactgtcGCAACTTTTCTTTACTTATTTACTAATCCATTTTAGCGTCGTTGAATTCCTTCGCCTCAATCCTATTTATAACAGTTGCAAATCCTCTAATCCGAAAATGGGAAGTATTTCCAAATGATCGGCTCGGAGCTTGTAGTGAGGAGATGCTGGATCTTTTCGTGCTCAGTCATTTCCGTTCTTTAATCTGTTTGCGCAAGCGGAAAAAGAAATTACCCGTTTTTTGATACTGGAACTGTTAGGGTTTCGATTTGAGCTGGACCATTTGCGCAATCCGTTTTTTAATCCTTTTTCCGTTTTTAAGTATACGGCCAGCTGAATTTGGGGATTCTGTTACACTTAGAGCTGAAAATAGGGTTTATCTTATTTGGGGATTTTGTTGGATAGAAAAAGTTTGTTTGTTGTGTTTATAGAAATCCGAAAGTGGCGAAGATGAGTTTGAGCACCGCAGAGGATGATTCAGCGACTGAAATCCATCTGCCTGCAGATATAGATTGGGAGATGCTTGATAAATCCAAGTTCTTCTTCCTCGGTGCTGCTCTGTTTTCAGGCGTTTCGGGCACTCTCTACCCGATTGTGGTGCTGAAAACGCGGCAGCAGGTGATGCTGAATGACTGCCCGTGCTTCAAAATGGCGGCCTCGATCTTTAGGAACGAGGGGTGGAGGGGTTTCTACCGCGGTTTTGGGACTTCCCTGATGGGGACCATACCGGCCCGTGCCCTGTACATGGGTGCTCTTGAGGTTACCAAGAGCAATGTAGGCAATGTTGCTAGTGGCCAGCTAGGGTTATCCGAGGCCTCTGCCTCGGCCATAGCGAATGCAGCTGCTGGGCTGAGCGCTGCCATGGCTGCTCAGTTGGTTTGGACTCCAATTGATGTAGTGAGCCAGAGGCTGATGGTGCAGGGAGGGGTTGGTGATGGGGGTTCTTGCACGGTTGGATTGAAGAGGTATAATGGTGGGATAGACGCGTTTAGGAAGATTGTGCGCGCTGATGGGGTGAGGGGTTTGTACAGAGGGTTTGGGATATCTATACTGACTTACGCCCCTTCGAATGCTGTGTGGTGGGCTTCTTACTCGATGGCGCATAGGGGGATTTGGGGCTGCATCGGGTGCTACTTCTGCAAGAAGAGTGAGAATAGCAATGGTGGGAATGGTGGGAATGGTTATAGGCCGGATGGGAAGTCTGTGATGGCGGTTCAGGCATTGAGTGCTGCGATGGCTAGTGGGGCGTCTGCGCTGGTGACAATGCCTCTCGACACTATTAAGACGAGGCTGCAGGTTTTGGATGGAGGGGGAGGTGAAGGGGGCGGGCGTGGTAGTGGTAGAACGCCCACGGTTATGCAGACCGTGAGGAACTTGGTGAAGGAGGGCGGGTTGGGTGCTTGCTATCGCGGGTTGGGGCCGAGATGGGCTTCAATGTCGATGTCTGCGACGACCATGATCACTACCTATGAGTTTCTCAAGCGGCTCTCTACTAAGAATCAAGAGAGCTTTGCTTTGTGACTTGAGTTGGAGTTTAGGAGATGAAGAATCCAAGGGGTGAAAGAAGTGTTTTTTTAAGTTTATATTATCTGGCCTATTATGATACCATTGTAAATCTTGTAAATATGTAGAAATTGCAAGTTTAACTTTTCCCCTCTCAGATCATGTTGCTGTCTAAGTTCTTACATTATCTTGAGCAGAGAATCAGCTGCCAATCATGATGAGATTTGTGTTTTGGGATGTCAAAATGAGATGATTGTCAATGGCTTTCTTGATATCTTTTCTTCTTCATATCTAAAAATCTTGATTGAACTCACTTTTCCAAGTTGATGGTGGCAGTTATGAAATCTTGTTTTGTTGTAAAATTGTGACATAGCTGGATGTAGTGGGAAAAGGAGGATTTGATGAAAACTAGGAGCTAAAGGGATTAAGACATTATCCATTTAATGCCAGTTTTCTGATTCCCAGGATTAGGACCACACTTCGTCGTTTTATTGCATTGGACCCATTATGCAAACAACCTCCTCTTTGAGGGGGCGCATGTGATtggatattttttttcatattagtattagtatttctttaatcttatcttttttaatgaaatgtgcatcaaataaaattaacttaaatgATAAACAGGTCGATCTTTTTTCATAAGTGGAGGGGCGAAGACATAGGGCCCCAAatctattaattataattttataattattaatcttAAATTTATATTTGACATTAatcctgaaaattttattttctgaattgcAAGTTCTGTAAATATGGTATCTTTAGAATAGAGTTTGTTAAAACTTCATTTTGTTTTTCTAACGTTTTTATTACGGAGTATAAGATATTGGTACCTATATCGATTATTGTAGCTTcaacataataattttatacatttaaaaTACTTGATGTTATTGATGATTTATCTTCTCAAAATGCTAAAAAATCTAAATTACTATTTCAATAACTATTGATCATTGCTTTTGGTTTATTGCACTTTATAGATTAAAGTTATGTAGCTGCACAAGTGTGGAAGAGTATGTGTTATCTCTAACtgacaacaaaaaaaaaaatcaaaaatccaTTTTTTAAGGGGTTTATTTTTTCGTTTTCACCTAGAGCCTTCGAAATGTTAGGATCGCCTGATACTAGAAAATACAAGAGTCTTGGAAATTGACATAttccaaaatttcaatccattttagttactccctccgtcccataaataatggtcTGTTTTCCTCTTTGGGTTGtccttttatagaaataattagggcttcAAGGCTGCTTAATTAGCTCActtaattaagttttaattaagcctaagaaaagaaaaaaaacgggCATCTGTTTCTATTCCTCTCTCTTCTGAAATTGGGGAGACTCTCACTTGAAACCCTAGTTCCGCCTCCTTCAAGGGGCGCCGCTGAGCTTAGCACCGATCTCCACCGTCCGCCGGCCCTTTCCACCTATCTCCACCGTCCGCCGGACCTTTCCACCGATTCTCCGTTTGTGGTTGCGCCGCGATGACGAAATCCCAGTGGGAGGGTTACCTGAGCGGTGATTTCGTCCCTGACAATGAAGATCCGTGCGATTGGGGCTCGCCGCCGGAGATTGAATTCCCCTGCTAGTTGCCGCCGTCAGATTTCCGATCTTCGTGTCCTTCACCGGTGTCTGGAGAAGCCTCTGTCGCGCTGCCTTCTACGGAATGGACGAGTGGAGACGGATTTGCTCCGGACTCACCCTTGGCCACAGTTTCTCCTGTGCCCAGGCGAACGATCTATCGCCGGCCTTCAAAAATGCATAAGAAATTGGCCGAAAATGTTAGGGTTACTCTCCCTCAATCGATGTGCGTTTCCTCTAACAATGAACCATGTTCATTACTTTGTGAGGAATCATGGTCCGACGTTCTGGACACTGAATGGATGCTCGATTACACACCGGCGGCCCTTTCCATGCTTAAGATCTATCTGCCGGTTCTATTTTGGGTGAGATCTACCTTTTTACCTAATTATTGTGCTGCTGGTGTGTTTGTCGATAATTGCATGTTCTTGTACACTGGGTGATGGATATAATTGGGTATTGAAATGATAAAAAATGTTGCTCACTATTTTTTTTGCCTAAAACATCAATGATTCAAGTATATTTGAATGAGGTGTTGAATTGCTCCTAGTTTACTGCCTATGTGCGGTTGTTGCTGCTTGGCTGCCTGTGGCTTGTGTGCTTTTGCCCTGTGTGGCTGTTGCTCTTGCTGCCTGTGGCTTTATGTGCGTTAGCCCTGTGTGGCTTTGTGTGCTGTTGCCCTGTGTGACTGTTGCTCTTGCTGCCTGTGGCTCTGTGTGCTTTAGCCCTGTGTGGCTCTGTGTTGCTGTTGCCCTGTGTGGCTCTGTGTTGCTCTGCCTTGTTTGGCTGCCTGTGGCTTTATGTGCTTTAGCCCTGTGTGGCTTTGTGTGCTGTTGCCCTGTGTGGCTGTTGCTCTTGATGCCTGTGGCTCTATTGGTCTTTGCCTTAGCCATCTATTGAACCAAACAACATATTTTCATTGCATAAAAATTGCATACAAAAGGCATTCTTTACATATTGAATTCATATACAAAAGGCATTCTTTACAACTGAAAAATGCATACAAAAACATCtgcattttttttacaaaaatcaGTTTGGCTTTCAAAAAGTAATCATTCATCTTTCCTTCACTAAGTCATGGTTCTTGAATACCTAAGTTTGTCATTAGGTATTCAATTCCATCTAATGAAATTGATCCTATGCCTAGATCATTCATTAGATGGTCCATGCCCTCTTCACAGCCATTATCTACAAGATATTGTAGACATTCCTTCACCAACTCACTAGACACTTGCAAATTAATTGGAAGTTGATTTTGCCTAATGAGTGCACCTTTTTTTCATGTGTGGTATTTTGTACGCATTGTGTCCTTTTACCTTCATCATTTCCATCATGCATCCTTGAAGACTCAAAAATACATTATTTAGAGTAGTAGGTGATAAGTAGGGCTGTCTaaatggttatcgggttttgggtatccaagtaaccgaaccgaaattcccgggtttgggtatccaataaccgaaaatttcgggtaatggatcggtttcggttattgtttttttaaaattttcggttatcggttaacccgaaaaaccgatcgggttcgggttaaccgaataaccgaaaattattttattaattatttaatatatatattatcaatataatatattattatatatatatatatatatatatatattatataatatatttgtaaatttacatatatattatatatttgtaaatttacatatatattatatatttacaaatatattataaatttgtaaatttataatatatattggtaaatttacaaataatttacatatatattataatatatttacaaatatattatatatttgtaaatatatattatatatttgtaaatttacatatatattatatatttgtaaattatttaatatatatatatatatatatattataattgtaaatatatattatatatttgtaatttcttttagagtagatagagcaaaaattatttgaattttattttttaaatggatatttcggatacccaaataacccaattggttaaccgaagcgggtattgggtaaccgaacttctaaaacggttcgggaacggttattgaaatttggcaatttcgggttcgggtaaccgaaaattcgggtacgggtaaccgaacccgaaccgatcgacagccctagtGATAACTCTTCATATGATTTCTCAACTGCAGCCACTAGTGAGTCCACATTGTTACACACATTTTCTGTTTGCAAGCTTTGGATTGCTCTAAACCACCCCAAATCATTGATGTTTGTGTCTGGACTGTTGGGGGGTTGTTGCACAAGCCTGATGTCAAAACCATCAGAACTTGCAGCCTGCCTAAAATCTGGATCATCATCCTTGATGTGAGGCCTTGCATTGTCTTGTTGGATAAAAATCAATTTGCTTGCAAAGGGTGGCCATTTGTGCTTTATGGCTGGTATCATCTGTGCATAAACCACTTCATTCATCAGAAACTAACtagaaatacaaaaattaatctAAAATAGAAATGCATTCAACCCCTACTGTTGTATTGTTACATTTGGCACAATAATCATCACTACTCCATACCTTAGTGATAAAGCAATCCTTCATGACTTATCTTGTTATGCTGTCAATTGGTTTTTGTTCCATAGTTCCAGCTTCCCTGTTCTTGCTGTTCCTTTTAGCAGGCATCATTTCTGTAAACGGAAAAATTCCTATTTTTCCATCGAATAACACACTGCCATCTTGTGCAAATAATGGCCTACACACTACACAGATGAACATCACTTTCTTGATGAAACTCTTTGACTTGCATGTTCTGTGCGGTTCTGCCTCACCAGGGGTTAAGTAGAACCTGTGATTTACCTTTGTGATGTAAAACCATTTCTCGTCGATATGCACAGTGTTGTGCATATCTTTGAACTGAAGTACCTTCATAATACGGTCGTATTCTATGGCTTCAAGGTTGAATCGCAGACGTAGAAGTTTGTTAGGAGCAGTTAGGTCGGGTCTAATTGCACTTGTGTGAGCTTTGATCAATCCTTTGTTTATCCATCGACCCATTGTACTTTTACTGCAATTTATGCCACTTGCAAGCCTTCGGATAGTTGATCTTTTGCTCAATTCCAGGCTGGAAATTAGCTCTAGGTCAATTTGCACTCTTTTTCGATGTGGCCGATGTATTTTCATGCTTGCCGAATGAATATGCTCACCTCTTTCTTGTTGTTTTTTTGCCGCAACCCAAAGTCGACTCACGGTCCTTCTAGAGCTCCCGAACTTCACGATGGCTTCTTGGATCTTCCCTCTTTTCGGCTTGCCGTTTTTGCTCTCTTGGAGAAGGAATTGAACAATAGTGTTCCTTTCACCAGTAGTTAGATCGTTTCTCCTCATTTTTCACTTTCtattttgttgtaaatttagaAGTAGTGAATGGTGAAAATGAATTCTGCCATGGTGTAGTATTTATAGATGCTTTTGGTTGTATTGAGAGGGAATTTcgaatttattgaaaatttcaatgaaaatttgtGTTGCAAAATTGTTTAAGTATTGTTTTAATGTTTTGGCGGCTGAATTGGGAAAAAGCATTGATTATTTCACTTTTTAATATTGGCGGCAGATTTGTTTAGGTGTTGGAAccgaaaagttaaaaaaaaattgaacttaCTGTTGGCAGAATATATTAAATGTAAAAGGgatattgaaattaaaataaaattaaaagaatattgaatttataataaaaataaaagtggtcCCCTCTTTTTAATGCTTgccattacttttactaattcaATGCTTAAGTAGGTGGGCCAACAACTTTTTCATCCTAATtcaacactccttaatctccgtgccgaaaagaaacgtgccattatttatgggacggagggagtattagtctATACTACTTTtataatgctaaattaaatactCATAGTACTTGCCACTTGCATGAAATTGTTGATGAGATGTATTAAAAAAATCCAGGATTAATATTCAGATTAGGAAGTAGAAGATAATCCTGATTCGGAACTTGTTCGTGAAAAAATTTCCAAGAAGAATTGGAGGAAGAATTACGAGAAGAATACATTTTTGTAGAGTATGGAATAATGGAGAAGAGAAGAATGAAGTGATTGGTGAAAGAGTAGttaaaaaaagggaaaattgtacctaaatacacaaactttgccgaaaatccatttttgacgcgaagttaggattttacattttaatacaccaatttaagaagttgttcaattttgacacaattttgaattccggTGACCGGGATATTGACGTGGCAGCTGGAATCGACGCagttctggggagggggagggtccgATCGGgagggtggggggggtggggaaGCTGacgtgtagagagagagagagagtggggtgtgagagagagagggtggagtgtgtgacgtggcgattccagctgccacgtcaatatcccggtcgtcggaattcaaaattgtgtcaaaattgaacaagttcttaaattggtgtattaaaatgtaaaatcctaacttcgcgtcaaaaatgaattttcggcaaagtttgtgtatttatgtgcaattttcccttaaaaaaataaaaaataaaaataataaaaaaaagagccGTTGGCCCGTTGCAACGGCTATGTAATCAAATTCGACCGTTCTagaattatcattttttttatgctTGCAATTTTCCTATTGGGCTGTGCATCCGTCGTGAATCTGGAGCATGGCCGAAAGCCCGAAGCGAGCCTTGAAGGCGCGACATCGGCAAAGGGCTCGGCAAGCCGGGCGCGTGCCCGCTCAACGTTAGGGGTGATGAACGGGTAGGGTACCGGATAATCATACTCAAAATTCGGATACCCGTACCTAAAATAAAGCGTTTATATGACCTGTACCCGAACCCGAACGGTATTCGGTTACCGATTAAATGAGATGGTTATTACGGATCGATTATACGGGTAACCAAAataccattaaaaaaaattataacaatgTCAGAGAGGGTAGCCGTTGCTAAATCAAACACACTAGTacaacatttcattttcagtaTTAGTGAAAACGCATCAAAATGTTATCTTCAACAAAGCAATAAAGGAAAATGAACTATGCAAGAAAGCAACCAAGCTGGCTGCCATTTAGCCTTCAACTAAAATCCATGcgacaaataaataaataatactgaATCCAGCAGCTGGCATATAGCACATTGATATGATTAATTACaagtaatttaattattaacttTTAAGTTGATAGGtgataacaataaaaaataagttgatAGGTGATAGCTTTCCTTTCGGGTAATGTTTCTACAATTATATAATAgagatatcaaattaaatataaaattatattttataattctaaaacTAAATAAATCGGTTAATCGGGTATACCCTATCGGTTATCGAGTATGCCCAATAACCAAAAAATCTCAAAAGTCATACCCATAACCGTATCATTTAACCAAATATCGGATATCGATTACCTGATAACCGGCggatttcggttcggttcggaaaTAACCGATATTCGATATCCAAATAAGCAGGCCTACTCAACGTGacccactgtggatgctcttaataCTGCATTGGATCGAGTTTCCCTTCTCAGCTTCTCCTTAATATCATTTTTCAAAAGGGTCGGGAGTCTTGGGTTACATTGTGATTTTAGGCAGGTTTATCACTGCCAAAATATTAATTTCCGATAATTATCCACGTAAATATAAGCAATTGCAGCAATTCAATACGACTTGTGTGGTTCAATACCTGCAATAATTTAAAGTGTAGCATATATAAGACACCTCAAAATTAATGTGTGAAGACATGAATTGTAGAGTTTCACAAATTAGACAAATCTCAAATGTAGTTTAACATATGGAACTAAAAAACAAGCAAAAGCATATTTTCAATATCTTACACAAAGATGAGTTCATCTGCAATCTCCACAGCTAAATAAACAAAAACTAAGATTGATATCTGACCAGAATGAGGCACTGCAAAAAGTAGTGAAAGATAGCCAAGGATGAACTGCCGGTTAACCTTACAAAGGGAGCGGCGCAATCACGTCGTAGAGCGGATTTGCGCCCCGCATCTGTCCATGGATAACAGGAGCATGTCGTTGCGTGCCGCCATATGCGATTGTGTCCCCATGCGCGGTTGTTGGAAGAAGTCGCCGTTGTTGAATATGTAGGAGACATCAGATCCAGATGTGGTGGACGTGTCCCAGCTGCTGCTGCCCTCGGAGTGCTGGACCTCGGATTCTTGAGCCGTGGGGTCCGACTTCTTCGTGTTCAAGAAACGCCCTCCCGAACCCCGAGCTCTCCTCAGAGCGTGGTGGTGGCGAGACTCGTGGAGATATGGCTGTATGTTTGAATATATGCGGTGATTAAAAGGGGATTTGGGAAAACTAAGAGGacatttatttttcatgattgaGAAATTTTATTCTCGTTACTAGGATTGTTTCAGTCTTATCATTTCAATGAGATATATGAATTACGCAAAATTACCTCAAACGATAGAAAATTATCAAGGGCTTTAGGATATCTCAAAGTTTCGAttc
It contains:
- the LOC130995208 gene encoding uncharacterized protein LOC130995208 → MSLSTAEDDSATEIHLPADIDWEMLDKSKFFFLGAALFSGVSGTLYPIVVLKTRQQVMLNDCPCFKMAASIFRNEGWRGFYRGFGTSLMGTIPARALYMGALEVTKSNVGNVASGQLGLSEASASAIANAAAGLSAAMAAQLVWTPIDVVSQRLMVQGGVGDGGSCTVGLKRYNGGIDAFRKIVRADGVRGLYRGFGISILTYAPSNAVWWASYSMAHRGIWGCIGCYFCKKSENSNGGNGGNGYRPDGKSVMAVQALSAAMASGASALVTMPLDTIKTRLQVLDGGGGEGGGRGSGRTPTVMQTVRNLVKEGGLGACYRGLGPRWASMSMSATTMITTYEFLKRLSTKNQESFAL